From Rudanella lutea DSM 19387, a single genomic window includes:
- a CDS encoding SDR family NAD(P)-dependent oxidoreductase has translation MNVLITGGAGFIGSTLAGRLLREGHRVSIVDNFNGAYDPALKRQNIRRIGPAGSVMVYEGDVRQPPFMRHVLRHEAVDVVVHLAGLAGVRPSLQNPTAYFDHNLNGTTVLLDAMRDTGVSRVVVASSSSVYGNRAQGPFLETDPTDEPVSPYALSKRAVELVCSQYSRLYGLNAYCLRLFTVYGPRQRPDMAISRFLHQLYRGQPVRLFGDGHSQRDYTYVDDIVDGMVRAIRRVSGYEVINLGSAAPVSLLELVCLLRDITGRHSPIEWQAEQPGDVPLTYANIDKARRLLGYVPATNLREGLTHMVEQLGQPTVLSLL, from the coding sequence ATGAATGTACTGATTACGGGAGGAGCCGGTTTTATTGGATCAACATTGGCGGGCCGACTGCTGCGTGAAGGGCATCGGGTGAGTATTGTCGACAATTTCAACGGGGCCTACGACCCGGCCCTGAAACGTCAGAACATCCGGCGTATAGGTCCGGCCGGTTCGGTAATGGTGTACGAGGGCGACGTGCGACAACCGCCCTTTATGCGGCACGTACTCCGGCACGAGGCTGTCGACGTGGTGGTGCATCTGGCGGGCCTGGCGGGTGTGCGGCCATCCCTGCAAAACCCAACCGCTTACTTCGATCATAACCTCAACGGTACTACGGTTCTGCTCGACGCCATGCGCGATACGGGCGTTAGTCGGGTGGTGGTGGCCTCGTCGTCGTCGGTGTACGGCAACCGGGCACAGGGGCCGTTTCTCGAAACCGACCCCACCGACGAGCCGGTGTCGCCCTACGCTCTTTCCAAACGGGCGGTCGAGCTGGTGTGCAGTCAGTACAGCCGTTTGTATGGCCTCAATGCGTACTGTTTGCGGCTGTTTACGGTGTACGGCCCCCGGCAGCGGCCCGATATGGCCATTTCGCGGTTTTTGCATCAACTATACCGGGGGCAGCCCGTCCGGCTTTTCGGCGACGGCCACAGTCAGCGTGATTATACGTACGTGGACGACATTGTCGACGGCATGGTGCGGGCAATCCGGCGCGTGAGTGGGTACGAGGTGATCAACCTGGGTAGCGCGGCCCCGGTATCGCTGCTCGAACTGGTGTGTTTGCTGCGTGACATTACCGGGCGGCATTCGCCTATTGAATGGCAGGCCGAGCAGCCGGGCGATGTTCCGCTGACCTATGCCAACATTGACAAGGCCCGGCGGTTGCTCGGCTATGTACCGGCTACTAATCTGCGCGAAGGCCTGACACACATGGTTGAGCAGTTGGGAC
- a CDS encoding tyrosine-protein phosphatase, with translation MGKPDDGPFQERMAATWPVDMHNHLLPGVDDGVKTLEETMTCLRQYAQWGIRRVVCTPHISQDYHPNTVALLREKEALVRGAIAEAQLPITFSVAAEYLLDENFDQHLRADTLMTFGEAQYVLIETGWAAAPRQLTDWIFAMQVKGYTPVLAHPERYRYYQTEPYLLKQLRAQGCHMQLNLLSLTGRYGSRTQRFAQSLLQEHCVDFLGSDLHREADLACLPAVFTSADWDLLSKQPLVNQKLL, from the coding sequence ATGGGAAAACCCGACGATGGCCCTTTTCAGGAGCGCATGGCGGCTACATGGCCCGTGGATATGCACAATCACTTGCTACCGGGTGTCGACGATGGGGTTAAAACCCTCGAAGAAACCATGACTTGCCTCCGGCAGTATGCACAGTGGGGTATCCGGCGGGTAGTTTGCACCCCACACATTAGCCAAGATTACCACCCCAACACGGTGGCACTTCTGCGCGAGAAAGAAGCCCTCGTGCGGGGGGCCATTGCCGAAGCCCAACTGCCCATTACGTTTAGTGTGGCGGCTGAGTACCTGCTCGATGAGAACTTTGACCAGCATCTCCGGGCCGATACACTCATGACATTCGGCGAGGCCCAGTACGTGCTGATCGAGACAGGGTGGGCGGCCGCGCCCCGGCAACTCACCGACTGGATTTTTGCCATGCAGGTGAAGGGCTACACCCCCGTGTTGGCCCATCCTGAGCGGTACCGTTATTACCAGACCGAGCCGTATTTGCTCAAGCAGCTCCGGGCGCAGGGATGCCACATGCAACTCAACCTGCTGTCGCTGACGGGGCGGTATGGCTCCCGAACCCAGCGATTTGCGCAATCGCTCCTGCAGGAACACTGTGTCGATTTTCTGGGCAGCGACCTCCACCGGGAGGCTGATCTGGCCTGTTTGCCCGCTGTATTCACCTCGGCCGATTGGGACTTACTTTCGAAACAGCCCCTTGTGAATCAGAAGCTTTTATAA
- a CDS encoding WecB/TagA/CpsF family glycosyltransferase gives MSSFSNGSPMCAQQPERAPVISLNVSLGSYDHIRESIIRAAQQGESRTVCFANVHMTIEGQQKKEFAELVNGADWVCADGVPLTWAIRLQRQIRQDRVAGIDMLPDLVRRAADENLPVFFYGSTPDVLAKTVAVCEQRHPDLRIAGVLSPPFRALTPAEEEATVAQINASGARLVFVALGCPKQERWMAQMRGRIGAVMLGIGGALPILAGVQSRSPLWMQQNGLEWAYRLAMEPRRLFKRYAVTNSLFLLHLARHSFRLMLNPQRS, from the coding sequence ATGTCCAGTTTCTCAAACGGTTCGCCCATGTGCGCTCAGCAGCCCGAACGAGCGCCCGTGATTAGCCTCAACGTCTCCCTCGGTTCGTACGACCACATTCGGGAGTCGATTATCCGGGCCGCTCAACAGGGCGAGTCGCGGACGGTCTGCTTTGCCAACGTGCACATGACTATTGAGGGCCAACAAAAGAAAGAGTTTGCCGAACTGGTCAACGGGGCCGATTGGGTGTGTGCCGATGGGGTACCCCTGACCTGGGCCATCCGGTTGCAACGCCAGATTCGGCAGGACCGGGTAGCCGGTATCGACATGCTGCCCGACCTGGTTCGGCGGGCGGCCGACGAAAACCTGCCCGTTTTTTTCTACGGCTCCACCCCCGACGTCCTGGCCAAAACCGTAGCAGTTTGCGAGCAGCGGCACCCCGACCTGCGCATTGCGGGCGTACTGTCGCCCCCGTTTCGGGCGCTCACCCCGGCCGAGGAAGAAGCCACCGTTGCCCAGATCAACGCGTCGGGTGCCCGGTTGGTATTTGTGGCCCTCGGTTGCCCCAAGCAGGAACGCTGGATGGCACAAATGCGGGGCCGCATCGGGGCTGTGATGCTTGGTATTGGTGGGGCTCTGCCCATTTTGGCCGGCGTGCAGTCGCGGTCGCCCCTCTGGATGCAGCAAAACGGGCTCGAATGGGCCTATCGGCTCGCTATGGAGCCCCGGCGGCTATTCAAACGCTATGCCGTGACCAACTCGCTGTTTCTATTGCACCTGGCCCGGCACTCGTTCCGGCTCATGCTCAATCCCCAACGCTCATGA
- a CDS encoding capsule assembly Wzi family protein — protein sequence MKRLFFGGLTAIAALTPSLAQQIPDTTQRGQRVFAEAGGLVASGSSTPFWLRSRQYGIVPLNAPAGLVRVGGVQFLGDPDNSKQVHLKLGLEAVGTAAPGAARVMLPEAYASARLGAFELYVGKRREVFGLGDTLLTSGSYAWSGNAMPIPKLQIGTRGFVPIGFTKGILAVSALYAHGWFSNTDSVQGSFLHQKALFGRISLFRNRVRLFGGVTHHAQWGGRSEAVGKLAPGGRLPSSLRDYWRVITVDQPPASDSAQYSQFDLLNRVGNHLGSIDLALELAGSRANWYLYYQHPFEDKSGVAMQNMPDGLYGLRWRNATPEIGSGFRLQQVTAELLTTMNQGGFTIDTKNRQYDGADDYFNNYQYRDGWTHQQRVLGTPFLTRYLDTRPDLRDLRGGFGRMMISNNRVQVLHLGLLGGWPSGVQVRALVSHSRNFGRPIWHDPRTPRTQLSGMAEVLVPVRWGTQSQVRLTLAADEGRWLNNSLGAMLSFRTLLSQR from the coding sequence ATGAAACGACTTTTCTTCGGTGGCCTCACGGCCATTGCCGCTCTGACTCCTAGCCTGGCGCAGCAGATTCCGGACACCACCCAACGGGGGCAACGGGTATTTGCCGAGGCCGGGGGGCTGGTGGCTTCGGGCTCGTCGACACCCTTCTGGCTCCGCTCGCGGCAGTACGGAATTGTTCCGCTCAATGCCCCGGCCGGTCTGGTACGGGTTGGCGGGGTTCAGTTTCTGGGCGATCCCGACAACTCCAAACAGGTACACCTGAAACTAGGCCTTGAAGCCGTGGGCACAGCCGCGCCCGGTGCCGCTCGGGTAATGCTCCCCGAGGCTTACGCAAGTGCCCGGCTCGGTGCGTTTGAACTCTACGTCGGCAAACGGCGCGAGGTGTTTGGCCTGGGCGACACCCTGCTGACGTCGGGTAGCTACGCCTGGTCGGGCAATGCTATGCCCATCCCGAAACTACAGATTGGCACGCGGGGGTTTGTGCCCATCGGCTTCACCAAAGGTATTCTGGCAGTTTCGGCCCTGTACGCGCACGGCTGGTTCAGCAATACCGACTCGGTGCAGGGCTCGTTTCTGCATCAGAAAGCCCTCTTTGGCCGGATCAGTCTGTTTCGCAACCGGGTTCGGCTGTTTGGGGGCGTCACGCACCATGCGCAATGGGGTGGCCGGTCCGAAGCCGTGGGAAAACTCGCTCCCGGTGGGCGGCTCCCCAGCTCGCTCCGCGATTACTGGCGGGTGATCACCGTAGATCAGCCCCCCGCAAGCGACTCGGCTCAGTACAGTCAGTTTGACCTGCTCAACCGCGTGGGTAATCACCTCGGCTCTATCGATCTGGCCCTCGAACTGGCCGGTAGCCGCGCCAACTGGTACCTGTACTACCAGCACCCGTTCGAAGATAAATCGGGGGTGGCTATGCAAAATATGCCCGACGGGCTATATGGTCTGCGGTGGCGCAACGCTACCCCCGAAATCGGTTCGGGTTTCCGGCTCCAGCAGGTTACGGCCGAACTCCTGACCACCATGAATCAGGGCGGATTTACCATCGACACCAAAAACCGGCAATACGACGGAGCTGACGACTACTTTAACAATTACCAGTACCGCGATGGCTGGACACATCAGCAGCGGGTGCTGGGCACCCCGTTTCTGACGCGCTACCTCGATACCCGCCCCGACCTGCGCGACTTGCGCGGGGGGTTCGGCCGCATGATGATCAGCAACAACCGGGTGCAGGTGCTGCACCTGGGCCTGTTGGGCGGCTGGCCATCGGGCGTGCAGGTACGGGCGCTGGTATCGCACAGCCGCAACTTTGGCCGCCCTATCTGGCACGACCCGCGTACCCCACGTACGCAGCTATCAGGCATGGCCGAGGTGCTCGTGCCCGTGCGTTGGGGCACCCAGTCGCAGGTGCGGCTCACCCTCGCTGCCGACGAGGGACGTTGGCTCAACAACAGTCTGGGAGCCATGCTTAGTTTTCGTACTCTTTTATCCCAACGTTGA
- a CDS encoding glycosyltransferase family 4 protein gives MRILFIHNYYQQRGGEDVIFEQEVDALRQAGLPVETVTFTNEGFDGSLLGNLSGAIRSLRHSGSARRVGEALDRFKPDVVHIHNLFYTASPGVIDEIKKRGIPVVMTLHNYRLVCVGGTLMRPGEVPCERCLTQTLPLDGIRFGCFRDSKAQSAQLTAITGLHKLLGTWQRIDRFISLTEFGRKKILQSSLKLKPEQVVVKPNFVPDLGYSGPENRDDFFLYVGRLSPEKGIQTLIDAARLGTHPIRIVGDGPLRPLVEQAAAELPHLQYVGKLTRDEAAEQLKRCRAFVITSICYEGLPTTMLEAFATGTPIVTSDVENLLTIIRHGKLGTAFKAGNAQSLHEVLTHTRQQPLTTSLTESLYREFRERYAADRVLNEVLSIYESVVNENTFAQRPA, from the coding sequence ATGCGGATCCTCTTTATTCATAATTATTACCAGCAGCGCGGTGGCGAAGACGTCATTTTTGAACAGGAAGTGGATGCGCTGCGGCAGGCAGGCCTGCCGGTCGAAACGGTCACATTTACCAACGAAGGGTTCGATGGGTCGTTGCTGGGCAACTTGAGCGGGGCCATCCGGTCGTTACGGCACAGTGGGTCGGCCCGGCGGGTTGGAGAAGCCCTCGATCGGTTCAAACCCGACGTGGTACACATTCACAACCTGTTTTACACGGCCTCGCCGGGCGTGATCGACGAGATCAAAAAGCGGGGGATTCCGGTCGTGATGACCCTCCATAACTACCGCCTGGTGTGCGTGGGTGGTACGCTGATGCGCCCGGGTGAGGTGCCCTGCGAGCGCTGCCTCACCCAGACGCTTCCGCTCGATGGCATCCGGTTCGGCTGCTTCCGCGACTCAAAGGCACAATCGGCTCAACTCACGGCCATCACGGGCCTGCACAAGCTCCTGGGCACCTGGCAACGAATTGATCGGTTTATCAGCCTCACCGAGTTTGGCCGGAAAAAGATACTCCAGTCGTCGCTGAAGCTCAAGCCCGAGCAGGTGGTCGTCAAACCCAATTTTGTACCTGATCTGGGGTACTCTGGCCCCGAAAACCGCGACGATTTTTTCCTGTACGTAGGGCGGTTATCGCCCGAAAAAGGGATTCAGACCCTGATCGACGCGGCCCGGTTGGGCACCCACCCCATCCGAATCGTGGGCGATGGGCCCCTCCGGCCCCTGGTTGAACAGGCGGCCGCCGAGTTGCCTCATCTGCAATACGTAGGCAAGCTTACCCGCGACGAAGCCGCCGAACAGCTGAAACGTTGCCGGGCGTTTGTGATTACCTCTATCTGTTACGAAGGCCTCCCGACAACGATGCTCGAAGCCTTTGCCACCGGAACACCCATTGTTACCTCGGATGTCGAAAATCTGCTGACGATTATCCGGCACGGTAAACTCGGCACGGCCTTCAAGGCTGGCAACGCCCAATCGTTGCACGAGGTCCTGACTCACACGCGCCAACAGCCGCTAACAACCTCCCTGACCGAGTCGCTCTACCGCGAGTTTCGGGAGCGCTACGCAGCCGACCGCGTACTCAACGAGGTATTGTCTATCTATGAATCGGTAGTCAACGAGAATACATTCGCTCAACGCCCGGCATAG
- a CDS encoding right-handed parallel beta-helix repeat-containing protein → MALSTANTLIQVRLTSSIIRSAVLAITVLMSGLLTSCNPTSDEVAPQAVAAPVVEAVAARVSVQIDANAVDVRTFGAKGDGQADDTEAIRKALKASMGKQLLFGAGTYKLTQVIKLEVSNVELVGVGEARLVTTERTIFDLGSVTNVAFTNLTFESSSRDGSTYYFGLVSGNRKAIKGLSFTGCTFTAPYGATSGIKLVTDAVGASVSDLRVNNCTFANLGNMGIEIQNHLTDGVVRFSNIEVRNSVFRNLGLNENSAYHHGMAVSLSGKGSEVVIANNTISNPYDLGIELAGAVKNAQILQNVFTALNRTNVEGNRPTAIIAISSLKGDFHENVTISGNQNTGANDNAYLFLGNMLRSTIENNTFNTSLFVQIRNVSDSNFNNNRITSRGTCAVSIESTSFNCQNNTFINSTISCEQSKSATAIVKFTGAKTSRNVISNSQLNRKGTSAKFMHESESATGNILKDCTLANK, encoded by the coding sequence ATGGCACTCTCTACCGCTAACACTCTTATCCAAGTTCGTCTGACCAGCTCAATTATCCGCTCCGCGGTATTGGCGATTACGGTTCTGATGAGCGGTTTGCTGACGAGCTGTAACCCTACCTCCGACGAAGTAGCCCCGCAAGCCGTAGCAGCTCCGGTGGTTGAGGCCGTAGCGGCCCGGGTGAGTGTTCAGATCGATGCAAATGCGGTTGACGTACGGACGTTTGGCGCAAAAGGCGACGGGCAGGCCGACGATACCGAGGCTATCCGGAAAGCACTGAAAGCAAGCATGGGTAAGCAACTGCTGTTTGGCGCGGGAACCTACAAGCTGACGCAAGTAATCAAACTGGAGGTGTCGAACGTGGAGCTGGTAGGCGTTGGAGAGGCCAGGCTGGTAACGACTGAGCGCACCATTTTTGATCTGGGCTCGGTAACGAACGTCGCGTTTACCAACCTGACGTTTGAAAGCAGCAGCCGCGACGGAAGCACGTATTACTTCGGGCTGGTATCGGGCAACCGCAAAGCCATTAAAGGGTTGTCGTTTACGGGTTGCACATTTACGGCCCCTTACGGTGCTACCTCGGGCATCAAACTGGTTACCGACGCCGTAGGAGCCTCGGTAAGCGACCTTCGGGTAAACAACTGCACGTTTGCCAATCTGGGTAACATGGGTATCGAGATTCAGAATCACCTGACCGACGGGGTTGTTCGGTTCAGCAACATTGAGGTTCGGAACTCGGTATTTCGGAACCTGGGCCTGAACGAAAACAGCGCGTACCACCACGGCATGGCGGTTAGCCTGTCGGGCAAAGGAAGCGAGGTTGTCATTGCCAACAACACCATCAGCAACCCCTACGATTTGGGTATCGAGTTGGCCGGAGCTGTTAAAAACGCGCAGATCCTGCAAAATGTGTTCACAGCCCTGAACCGCACCAATGTGGAAGGCAACCGCCCCACAGCCATCATCGCCATCTCATCGCTGAAAGGTGATTTTCACGAAAACGTGACGATCAGCGGCAATCAAAACACAGGTGCCAACGACAATGCCTACCTGTTTCTGGGTAACATGCTCCGCTCAACCATCGAAAACAACACGTTCAATACGAGCCTGTTCGTACAGATCCGCAATGTGTCGGACAGCAACTTCAACAACAACCGGATCACGAGCCGGGGCACCTGTGCCGTTAGCATCGAATCGACGAGCTTTAACTGCCAGAACAACACCTTCATCAACAGCACCATTAGCTGCGAACAAAGCAAATCGGCCACGGCCATCGTGAAATTCACGGGTGCTAAAACCAGCCGCAACGTAATCAGCAACAGCCAGTTGAACCGCAAAGGCACGTCGGCCAAGTTTATGCACGAAAGTGAATCGGCCACGGGCAACATCCTGAAAGACTGCACGCTGGCAAACAAGTAA
- a CDS encoding glycosyltransferase family 2 protein, with amino-acid sequence MIYVVIPVHNRKQYTRTCLQCLRGQTHPSVQTIIVDDGSTDGTDAMVQAEFPEAVLLKGDGNLWWTEATNVGIRYAFHKAPADEENFILTLNDDTEVGPDYVAQLLATYREHGPCLVGSVSVDSANPARLEYAGTRVNLRWTGEVDLASQQYQNQYNRLKHGPTALRSDSLPGRGVLIPFRVLHEIGLFDSRRFTHYMADIEFSVRAHKAGFPLMVSVLAVVREHVHATGLDVKGTLSLGQFVRGMFSMRSATYLKPRFYFALRHSPTHLLYFLLDVARMFTGYTVRRYKARTLKAGV; translated from the coding sequence ATGATTTACGTCGTTATTCCCGTTCATAACCGCAAACAGTACACCCGTACCTGCCTGCAATGCCTGCGCGGGCAAACGCACCCATCGGTGCAAACCATTATCGTAGACGATGGCTCTACCGATGGTACCGACGCCATGGTACAGGCCGAGTTTCCCGAAGCGGTGCTGCTCAAAGGCGACGGTAACCTCTGGTGGACTGAGGCCACCAACGTAGGGATCCGGTACGCGTTTCACAAGGCACCTGCCGACGAAGAAAACTTTATTCTGACGCTCAACGACGATACCGAAGTTGGCCCCGATTACGTGGCCCAGCTGCTGGCTACCTACCGCGAGCACGGACCCTGTCTGGTGGGCTCGGTCAGTGTGGATTCGGCCAATCCGGCCCGGCTCGAATACGCCGGTACCCGCGTAAACCTGCGCTGGACGGGCGAAGTCGATCTGGCTAGTCAGCAGTATCAGAATCAGTACAACCGCCTGAAACACGGCCCAACGGCCCTCCGTTCTGATAGTTTACCGGGCCGGGGTGTGCTCATTCCGTTTCGGGTGCTGCACGAAATTGGCCTGTTCGATTCGCGCCGGTTTACGCACTACATGGCCGACATTGAGTTTAGCGTTCGTGCGCACAAGGCCGGTTTTCCGCTCATGGTCTCGGTATTGGCTGTCGTGCGCGAACACGTACACGCTACCGGCCTCGATGTGAAAGGAACACTGTCGTTGGGGCAGTTTGTCCGGGGTATGTTTTCGATGCGGTCGGCTACTTACCTCAAGCCCCGGTTCTACTTTGCTCTCCGGCACTCGCCTACCCATTTGCTTTACTTTTTGCTCGATGTAGCCCGCATGTTTACTGGCTACACCGTGCGCCGGTATAAGGCTCGTACGCTCAAAGCGGGGGTCTGA
- a CDS encoding acyltransferase yields MKKPSLLNTLYRLLRYGYRLVRGATGQGLSKLLLRANMVEYGANFRSNGVPIVDIRHPASMRMGDNVSLNNGLNYNRIGRQQRCMFVANYGGVITIGNHVGMSGTALICHCGITIGNHVLIGGNTAIYDTDFHPITAEGRRRGAHAEQAAKKPVRIEDDVFIGAHSTILKGVTIGRGAVIGAGSVVSRTVPPYEIWAGNPAKFIKAVDQ; encoded by the coding sequence GGGGCGCTACCGGTCAGGGGCTGAGTAAGCTGCTGCTCCGGGCCAATATGGTGGAGTACGGGGCCAATTTTCGCAGCAATGGCGTGCCAATTGTCGACATTCGGCACCCGGCTTCCATGCGTATGGGTGATAATGTGTCGCTCAATAACGGGCTGAATTACAACCGGATAGGTCGGCAGCAGCGGTGCATGTTTGTGGCCAACTACGGCGGGGTAATCACCATCGGGAACCACGTGGGTATGAGCGGTACGGCTCTGATCTGCCACTGTGGCATCACGATTGGCAACCATGTGCTGATCGGAGGTAATACGGCCATTTACGATACCGATTTCCACCCGATTACGGCTGAGGGTCGGCGCCGGGGTGCCCATGCCGAGCAGGCCGCCAAAAAGCCGGTGCGTATAGAAGACGATGTGTTTATCGGGGCGCACTCGACCATTCTGAAAGGCGTGACCATTGGCCGGGGGGCCGTGATCGGGGCCGGGTCGGTAGTGTCGCGTACTGTTCCCCCCTACGAAATCTGGGCGGGTAACCCGGCCAAGTTCATCAAAGCGGTCGACCAATGA